Proteins encoded together in one Vitis vinifera cultivar Pinot Noir 40024 chromosome 4, ASM3070453v1 window:
- the LOC100244002 gene encoding cytochrome c oxidase subunit 5b-2, mitochondrial: MRFPGMEVFIRTRANQIPTRVTQNPVHVKTVKSRTHESRVLIQSETNKTFSLPEKRRAKMWRRLVSSSTSASLKTLASSSRRSSLPTLVRPLTSVSSSSPSNTTTFPSHSPISSPSDFLSKGGKKVENVIPIATGHEREELEGRTLLEANYPIGPFGTKEAPAIVKSFYDRRIVGCPGGEGEDEHDVVWFWLHKDQPHVCPVCSQHFKLEVVGPGGSPYHY; encoded by the exons ATGAGGTTTCCAGGAATGGAGGTGTTCATACGCACACGTGCAAACCAAATCCCCACACGTGTGACCCAAAACCCAGTGCATGTTAAAACCGTGAAATCTCGGACCCATGAGTCACGTGTGTTAATACAGAGCGAGACCAACAAAACATTTTCCCTTCCGGAGAAACGAAGAGCAAAAATGTGGAGAAGATTGGTATCATCATCGACGTCAGCTTCCCTTAAAACCCTAGCATCGTCATCGCGCCGATCCTCACTGCCGACACTGGTCCGACCACTCACCTCTGTCTCTTCATCTTCTCCTTCTAATACGACTACTTTTCCTTCCCACAGTCCTATCTCCTCCCCTTCCg aTTTTCTCTCAAAGGGGGGAAAGAAGGTTGAAAATGTTATACCCATTGCAACCGGACATGAACGCGAGGAGCTTGag GGAAGGACACTTCTTGAAGCGAATTATCCAATTGGTCCATTTGGCACTAAG GAAGCACCTGCTATTGTTAAGTCTTTCTACGACAGAAGAATAGTGGGCTGCCCAGGTGGTGAGGGAG AAGATGAGCATGATGTAGTGTGGTTTTGGTTGCACAAAGACCAACCACATGTCTGCCCAGTCTGTTCTCAACATTTCAAG TTGGAAGTAGTTGGCCCTGGTGGATCTCCTTATCACTACTAG
- the LOC104879051 gene encoding uncharacterized protein LOC104879051, with protein sequence MSAARIRETITECLSKAQSDSPEVQQKALQTLAYITKVSPQNRNLLAQSDGAIPALLSLSRSSTTLQALSLSILFYISLNPNLKQSLAEMETIYHLNSIILSLSSPESSRLASSLICSLAMLDKNKAKFGVAGTIQSLVTAVSDPGCPAAHHLLSSLAELVRFHGNCTLAVRSGAVPVLIQVAQSNNSEDLAGTSLAILGLLARFEEGLNALRKTDQIVNSMVDVLKGRCMLSKEGAAEILLRLFDESEGCVRDALRLPEFPTVLADLSIRGSARAREKVSSLMKKLMEADMDAYGDGNSIFLKW encoded by the coding sequence ATGTCAGCGGCTCGGATTCGAGAAACTATTACTGAGTGTCTCTCTAAAGCTCAATCAGACTCCCCAGAAGTTCAGCAGAAAGCTCTCCAAACCCTGGCTTATATCACCAAGGTGAGTCCCCAAAACAGGAATTTGCTTGCGCAATCTGATGGAGCTATACCTGCCTTGCTTTCCCTCTCCAGATCCTCCACCACCCTCCAGGCTCTCTCTTTATCCATCCTTTTCTACATCTCCCTAAACCCTAATCTGAAGCAGTCTCTTGCAGAGATGGAAACCATTTATCACCTCAACTCCATAATTCTCTCCTTAAGCTCCCCAGAATCCAGCAGACTAGCTTCCTCTTTGATCTGCAGCTTGGCAATGCTAGACAAGAACAAGGCCAAGTTTGGGGTAGCAGGCACCATTCAGTCACTGGTGACCGCAGTGTCTGATCCTGGATGTCCTGCTGCCCATCATCTCCTTAGTTCTCTGGCCGAGCTGGTGCGGTTCCACGGAAACTGCACCTTAGCAGTCCGCTCAGGAGCTGTACCGGTCCTGATCCAAGTAGCGCAAAGCAATAACAGTGAGGACCTGGCTGGAACTTCTCTTGCTATTCTGGGACTCCTTGCTAGGTTTGAAGAAGGGTTAAACGCCTTGAGGAAAACTGACCAGATTGTGAATTCAATGGTAGACGTGTTGAAAGGGAGGTGCATGTTGAGTAAGGAAGGTGCCGCAGAAATCCTCCTCCGGCTGTTCGATGAAAGCGAGGGCTGTGTGAGAGATGCTTTGAGGCTGCCGGAGTTCCCAACTGTGCTGGCTGATCTTTCTATACGGGGATCAGCGAGAGCTCGAGAGAAGGTTAGTTCATTAATGAAGAAGTTGATGGAGGCCGACATGGACGCCTACGGGGATGGGAactccatatttttaaaatggtag
- the LOC100259338 gene encoding uncharacterized protein LOC100259338 isoform X1, protein MSFNSSTMGSGSRTTRRTFEFGRTHVVRPKGKHQATIVWLHGLGDKGSSWSQILETLPLPNIKWICPTAPTRPVALLGGFPCTAWFDVGEISEDAPDDLEGLDASAAHVANLLSTEPANIKLGVGGFSMGAAVAVYSATCRVLGQYGNGNPYQVTLSAIVGLSGWLPCSRTLMNQMERSHEAARRAATLPILLCHGIGDDVVAYKHGEKSAQTLSAAGFRNLTFRTYNGLGHYTIPEETDEVCNWLTARLMLDGSRS, encoded by the exons atgagctTCAATAGCTCCACTATGGGTTctg GTAGTAGAACTACTAGAAGAACATTTGAGTTTGGAAGGACCCATGTGGTCAGGCCCAAAGGGAAGCATCAGGCCACTATAGTTTGGCTACATGGCCTTGGTGACAAAGGTTCAAG CTGGTCCCAGATCTTGGAGACCTTGCCTCTTCCAAAT ATCAAATGGATTTGCCCAACAGCTCCTACTCGACCTGTAGCATTACTTGGTGGATTTCCATGCACTGCTT GGTTTGATGTAGGAGAGATTTCAGAAGACGCTCCTGATGATTTGGAAGGTTTAGATGCTTCGGCAGCTCATGTTGCAAATCTGTTATCAACAGAGCCTGCCAATA TCAAACTCGGTGTTGGAGGCTTCAGTATGGGTGCTGCAGTAGCCGTCTACTCTGCAACATGTCGGGTTTTAGGGCAATATGGGAATGGGAACCCATACCAAGTCACTCTAAGTGCTATTGTTGGACTAAGTGGCTGGCTTCCATGTTCAAG GACCTTGATGAACCAAATGGAACGATCACATGAGGCTGCAAGGCGCGCAGCAACCTTGCCTATTTTGCTCTGTCATGGAATag GTGATGATGTGGTTGCGTATAAACATGGAGAGAAATCTGCACAGACCTTAAGTGCAGCAGGATTTCGGAATCTTACATTTAGAACCTATAATGG GCTTGGCCACTACACCATCCCTGAAGAGACCGATGAAGTTTGTAATTGGCTAACTGCAAGGTTGATGCTTGACGGGTCCAGGTCGTAA
- the LOC100259338 gene encoding uncharacterized protein LOC100259338 isoform X2 — protein sequence MISTILAKASTQLCVWSHYWSQILETLPLPNIKWICPTAPTRPVALLGGFPCTAWFDVGEISEDAPDDLEGLDASAAHVANLLSTEPANIKLGVGGFSMGAAVAVYSATCRVLGQYGNGNPYQVTLSAIVGLSGWLPCSRTLMNQMERSHEAARRAATLPILLCHGIGDDVVAYKHGEKSAQTLSAAGFRNLTFRTYNGLGHYTIPEETDEVCNWLTARLMLDGSRS from the exons ATGATCTCTACCATCCTTGCTAAAGCTTCTACTCAGCTTTGTGTGTGGTCCCATTA CTGGTCCCAGATCTTGGAGACCTTGCCTCTTCCAAAT ATCAAATGGATTTGCCCAACAGCTCCTACTCGACCTGTAGCATTACTTGGTGGATTTCCATGCACTGCTT GGTTTGATGTAGGAGAGATTTCAGAAGACGCTCCTGATGATTTGGAAGGTTTAGATGCTTCGGCAGCTCATGTTGCAAATCTGTTATCAACAGAGCCTGCCAATA TCAAACTCGGTGTTGGAGGCTTCAGTATGGGTGCTGCAGTAGCCGTCTACTCTGCAACATGTCGGGTTTTAGGGCAATATGGGAATGGGAACCCATACCAAGTCACTCTAAGTGCTATTGTTGGACTAAGTGGCTGGCTTCCATGTTCAAG GACCTTGATGAACCAAATGGAACGATCACATGAGGCTGCAAGGCGCGCAGCAACCTTGCCTATTTTGCTCTGTCATGGAATag GTGATGATGTGGTTGCGTATAAACATGGAGAGAAATCTGCACAGACCTTAAGTGCAGCAGGATTTCGGAATCTTACATTTAGAACCTATAATGG GCTTGGCCACTACACCATCCCTGAAGAGACCGATGAAGTTTGTAATTGGCTAACTGCAAGGTTGATGCTTGACGGGTCCAGGTCGTAA
- the LOC100259338 gene encoding acyl-protein thioesterase 1 isoform X3, translated as MGAAVAVYSATCRVLGQYGNGNPYQVTLSAIVGLSGWLPCSRTLMNQMERSHEAARRAATLPILLCHGIGDDVVAYKHGEKSAQTLSAAGFRNLTFRTYNGLGHYTIPEETDEVCNWLTARLMLDGSRS; from the exons ATGGGTGCTGCAGTAGCCGTCTACTCTGCAACATGTCGGGTTTTAGGGCAATATGGGAATGGGAACCCATACCAAGTCACTCTAAGTGCTATTGTTGGACTAAGTGGCTGGCTTCCATGTTCAAG GACCTTGATGAACCAAATGGAACGATCACATGAGGCTGCAAGGCGCGCAGCAACCTTGCCTATTTTGCTCTGTCATGGAATag GTGATGATGTGGTTGCGTATAAACATGGAGAGAAATCTGCACAGACCTTAAGTGCAGCAGGATTTCGGAATCTTACATTTAGAACCTATAATGG GCTTGGCCACTACACCATCCCTGAAGAGACCGATGAAGTTTGTAATTGGCTAACTGCAAGGTTGATGCTTGACGGGTCCAGGTCGTAA